Proteins encoded in a region of the Enterococcus gilvus ATCC BAA-350 genome:
- a CDS encoding HoxN/HupN/NixA family nickel/cobalt transporter, with translation MKKQIGIASAPYYLAILALHLCTFSWLWVIARQRPSLIGLGLVAYTLGLRHAFDADHIAAIDNTVRKLIHQKQKSCGVGFYFSLGHSSVVLLIIFLVNLSADFFKEHLSFLKVLGGTAGGIISGTFLLFLAINNLIILIHLITIRKKKTDEQLEHENVENLLNSRGILAKILTPFLHMVTKAWHMYPIGFLFGLGFDTATEIGLISLSAENNHTLIGWNSMVFPLLFAAGMSLMDTSDSVMMSGAYNWAFAMPERKMNYNLIVTSVSIIVAFTIGAVELAQVGISTLGPLNNFGLWISTIDFNKAGIYMILLFAALWLGSYFVWQVRKANA, from the coding sequence ATGAAAAAACAGATAGGGATCGCTTCTGCTCCTTATTACTTAGCCATTTTAGCCCTGCATCTTTGTACGTTCTCATGGCTATGGGTGATCGCAAGACAAAGACCCTCTCTGATCGGTTTAGGACTTGTCGCCTATACATTGGGCCTGAGGCACGCATTTGATGCCGATCATATTGCCGCGATCGATAATACCGTCAGAAAATTAATCCATCAGAAACAAAAATCCTGCGGCGTAGGTTTCTACTTTTCCTTGGGACACTCAAGCGTGGTGCTCCTCATTATTTTTTTAGTTAATCTATCTGCTGATTTTTTTAAAGAGCATTTATCTTTCTTAAAAGTATTGGGCGGAACAGCAGGGGGCATCATCTCTGGAACATTCTTACTCTTTCTAGCTATCAATAACTTGATCATTCTTATCCATCTGATAACTATCCGTAAGAAAAAAACAGACGAACAACTCGAACACGAAAACGTGGAAAATCTCTTAAATTCAAGAGGAATACTGGCAAAAATTTTGACGCCCTTTTTACATATGGTCACGAAAGCCTGGCATATGTACCCCATCGGTTTCCTATTCGGCTTAGGCTTTGATACCGCTACGGAGATCGGTCTGATTTCTCTTTCTGCCGAAAACAATCACACACTGATAGGCTGGAACAGCATGGTCTTTCCGTTATTGTTCGCAGCAGGGATGTCTCTCATGGATACCAGTGATTCCGTCATGATGTCCGGCGCATACAATTGGGCCTTTGCCATGCCCGAACGTAAAATGAACTACAATCTGATCGTCACCTCTGTCTCAATCATCGTGGCCTTTACGATCGGAGCAGTCGAATTGGCGCAAGTCGGAATCAGCACCCTAGGACCCCTCAACAACTTTGGGCTCTGGATCTCAACGATCGATTTTAATAAAGCCGGAATCTACATGATCCTTCTGTTCGCTGCCCTCTGGCTCGGCTCCTACTTTGTGTGGCAAGTCAGAAAAGCGAACGCGTGA
- a CDS encoding ABC transporter permease: protein MRKYILWRTAFRSIFKNKRRSFLTMVGIIIGIAAVITIVALGNGFKRNILSETTGADETGQTKYVNIKYNDFDNLVSEDSGISQTDKNMVANLPEVKEVSYYKAMKKDGNPTVDFYDKNTKLTMTVHPAKETAVSLLIGRQLNAADSDGLNKVVVLDEAVAKQVFGSKEAALNNGFELKGQVFTVVGVSANTSGEIGPQNYEPLAYFPKKTYTHYLGKKDDHSVLALKFNTGVNQDTAMTKVLKQLNMNGESRAQGEYQAYDPTSEIKQLGSMLDQMTLFISAVAAISLFIAGVGVMNMMYISVSERTKEIGIRRALGANAKSIKRQFLFEGIVLTVSGGVIGYILGILIAFAASFALPFSVRPDMMTVLISIGTSVVIGVCFSYLPASAAAKKELIDILK from the coding sequence ATGAGAAAATACATTCTCTGGCGGACTGCCTTTCGTTCGATCTTCAAGAACAAACGCCGCAGTTTTTTAACGATGGTGGGTATTATTATAGGAATTGCCGCCGTGATTACGATCGTGGCTTTAGGAAATGGGTTTAAACGAAATATTTTATCTGAGACGACGGGCGCGGATGAAACTGGACAAACGAAGTACGTCAACATCAAGTACAACGACTTTGATAATCTAGTCAGTGAAGATAGCGGGATCTCGCAGACCGATAAAAATATGGTCGCCAACCTTCCAGAAGTGAAGGAGGTTTCTTATTACAAAGCGATGAAGAAGGACGGGAATCCTACCGTTGATTTTTATGATAAAAATACAAAATTAACGATGACAGTCCATCCGGCGAAAGAAACCGCCGTGTCTCTTTTAATTGGTCGCCAATTGAACGCCGCGGACAGCGATGGGCTAAATAAGGTGGTCGTTCTTGATGAGGCGGTCGCAAAGCAAGTATTTGGGTCGAAGGAGGCCGCGTTAAATAACGGGTTCGAGTTAAAGGGGCAAGTCTTTACCGTTGTGGGTGTTTCGGCGAATACTTCTGGAGAGATCGGGCCGCAAAATTATGAACCGCTTGCTTATTTTCCGAAAAAAACCTATACGCATTATTTAGGAAAAAAAGACGACCATTCCGTATTGGCCCTTAAATTTAATACAGGGGTCAATCAGGATACAGCGATGACGAAAGTCTTAAAGCAGTTGAACATGAACGGAGAAAGTCGGGCGCAGGGGGAGTATCAAGCCTATGATCCGACTTCTGAAATCAAGCAGTTGGGATCTATGCTGGATCAAATGACTCTTTTCATCAGTGCAGTCGCAGCAATCTCGCTATTTATTGCCGGCGTGGGCGTCATGAATATGATGTACATCTCTGTTTCTGAGCGGACCAAGGAAATCGGTATTCGACGTGCACTTGGTGCGAATGCGAAGTCGATCAAGCGCCAATTTCTATTTGAAGGGATCGTTCTGACAGTGAGCGGCGGAGTGATTGGGTATATTCTTGGTATTTTGATTGCTTTCGCAGCGTCCTTTGCCTTGCCGTTTTCTGTGCGGCCAGACATGATGACCGTGCTGATCTCGATTGGGACCTCCGTGGTGATCGGCGTATGCTTCAGCTACTTGCCCGCTTCAGCAGCCGCGAAAAAAGAATTGATCGATATATTGAAATAG
- a CDS encoding ABC transporter ATP-binding protein: MISLAHIYKYYETGETRVPVLDDINFSIEAGEFVAIMGPSGSGKSTLINLLGFIDRQFEGEYLFNGREITHFKDDELSEIRNRSVGFVFQNFSLIENLTVAENVELPLLYSGAKHNETQKKVKHALARVGLADKLDQLPKQLSGGQQQRVAIARALINRPNFIIADEPTGALDTHTTEDIMQLFKQLNEEGVTIILVTHDPETVAYCDRLLKIRDGKMIEEVLQS, encoded by the coding sequence ATGATTAGCTTGGCACATATCTATAAGTATTATGAAACAGGGGAAACAAGAGTGCCTGTTTTAGACGACATTAATTTTTCAATCGAAGCTGGAGAATTTGTGGCTATTATGGGGCCTTCTGGCTCAGGAAAATCCACGTTGATCAATTTGCTGGGGTTCATCGATCGACAGTTTGAAGGGGAGTATTTGTTTAATGGTCGGGAGATCACGCATTTCAAAGACGATGAATTGTCTGAGATACGGAATCGTTCTGTTGGCTTCGTTTTTCAAAATTTTAGTTTGATCGAGAATTTAACGGTTGCGGAAAATGTTGAATTGCCTCTTTTGTACAGCGGTGCGAAACACAATGAGACGCAGAAGAAAGTAAAGCATGCGTTGGCTAGGGTCGGATTAGCAGACAAGTTAGATCAATTGCCGAAGCAGTTATCCGGTGGGCAGCAGCAGCGTGTGGCGATCGCCCGAGCATTGATCAATCGTCCCAACTTTATTATTGCGGATGAACCTACGGGGGCGCTAGACACCCATACAACAGAGGACATCATGCAATTGTTCAAGCAGTTGAATGAGGAAGGGGTGACGATCATCTTGGTGACGCATGATCCAGAGACAGTCGCCTACTGTGACCGCTTATTGAAAATCCGAGATGGAAAGATGATCGAGGAGGTGCTGCAATCATGA
- a CDS encoding efflux RND transporter periplasmic adaptor subunit: MKKKTKIIIAGVTGLVIAGGAFFAFGGKKDAASYQVYTVKTADPLQLKGKVEPLKRQLYFLDANKGTIKNVPVSNGQEVAVGTPLIEYQNDTAQNETITQQHAVNKSSLDASQAEATVAAGERQVKTLSNQIGETQQKLARAKDEEEKAALNEQLKQQQGELQTANDQLSQSRFAVQGAYEEVQSAKDVLAGQQKQASATVSAEIAGVASVDEKGKGSPEVPVVAVSSKEKQVKGTVTEYDLDKLVPGQTVQVTTVGNDKKVEGTIKSIAASAIPTSGDNSNVASYAFTVEGNFPWTDDLSTLITLQQKQLLLPSSALKKTGNEQYVYKYEDGKAKKTVVQTLAVNGRTIIQKGLKDKDQIIENPDDALKDGSEVQVSAND; the protein is encoded by the coding sequence ATGAAGAAGAAGACAAAGATCATTATTGCTGGCGTCACTGGTTTGGTTATAGCAGGGGGTGCTTTTTTTGCATTCGGTGGTAAAAAGGATGCAGCTTCGTATCAGGTGTATACAGTAAAAACAGCAGATCCTTTGCAGTTGAAGGGGAAAGTGGAACCGTTGAAGCGTCAGCTTTATTTTTTAGATGCGAATAAAGGAACGATCAAAAATGTTCCTGTAAGCAATGGGCAAGAAGTGGCGGTGGGCACGCCTTTGATCGAGTATCAGAATGATACGGCTCAAAATGAAACGATCACGCAGCAGCATGCGGTGAATAAGAGTTCTCTTGATGCGTCTCAGGCTGAAGCGACTGTTGCTGCTGGGGAAAGACAAGTGAAAACGCTATCGAATCAAATTGGTGAGACGCAGCAGAAGCTGGCTCGTGCGAAAGATGAGGAAGAAAAGGCTGCTTTGAATGAACAATTAAAGCAGCAGCAAGGGGAATTGCAGACGGCCAATGACCAGTTGAGTCAGTCTCGTTTTGCGGTGCAGGGGGCTTATGAGGAAGTCCAATCTGCTAAAGATGTGCTTGCTGGGCAGCAAAAGCAAGCGTCAGCGACGGTGAGTGCTGAAATTGCGGGCGTGGCGTCTGTGGATGAAAAGGGAAAGGGCTCTCCAGAGGTTCCAGTAGTCGCAGTTTCCAGCAAAGAAAAGCAAGTCAAAGGTACCGTCACGGAATACGATCTAGACAAATTGGTGCCGGGGCAAACCGTTCAGGTCACGACGGTGGGCAATGACAAAAAAGTGGAGGGAACGATTAAATCGATTGCTGCGAGTGCTATACCGACGAGCGGGGACAACAGCAATGTTGCCTCTTATGCATTTACTGTGGAGGGGAATTTCCCTTGGACGGATGATTTATCGACATTGATCACGTTGCAGCAAAAACAGCTTCTATTACCGTCGTCTGCACTTAAGAAAACAGGAAATGAACAATATGTCTATAAGTATGAGGATGGAAAAGCGAAGAAAACGGTCGTTCAAACGTTGGCTGTCAATGGGCGCACGATCATTCAAAAAGGATTGAAGGACAAGGATCAAATCATTGAAAATCCAGATGACGCGTTGAAGGACGGATCAGAAGTTCAGGTGAGTGCCAATGATTAG
- the rpsI gene encoding 30S ribosomal protein S9, with protein sequence MAQVQYNGTGRRKNAVARVRLVPGTGKITVNKKDVAEYIPHADLRLVINQPFGVTETAGSYDVFVNVDGGGYAGQAGAIRHGISRALLEVDPDFRAPLKRAGLLTRDSRMVERKKPGLKKARKASQFSKR encoded by the coding sequence TTGGCACAAGTTCAATATAACGGCACAGGCCGTCGTAAAAATGCAGTTGCTCGCGTACGTTTAGTACCAGGAACTGGTAAAATTACTGTAAATAAAAAAGACGTTGCAGAATATATCCCACATGCTGACCTACGTTTAGTAATCAACCAACCATTTGGTGTTACTGAAACTGCTGGTTCATACGATGTATTTGTAAACGTTGATGGTGGGGGCTACGCAGGTCAAGCCGGCGCTATCCGTCACGGTATCTCACGTGCTTTATTAGAAGTAGATCCTGATTTCCGTGCACCACTAAAACGCGCTGGATTGCTTACTCGTGATTCACGTATGGTTGAACGTAAAAAACCAGGTCTTAAGAAAGCCCGTAAAGCTTCACAGTTCTCAAAACGTTAA
- the rplM gene encoding 50S ribosomal protein L13, producing the protein MAKPGEVDRKWYVVDATDVPLGRLSTVVASVLRGKNKPTFTPHIDTGDFVIVINADQIKLTGKKATDKIYYRHSNFPGGLKSISAGELRAKNSRRLVETSVKGMLPKNTLGRAQGMKLHVYGGAEHPHAAQQPEVLDITNLI; encoded by the coding sequence GTAGACGCAACTGATGTTCCTTTAGGACGTCTTTCAACAGTTGTTGCATCTGTACTACGCGGAAAAAATAAACCAACATTCACACCACATATTGACACTGGTGATTTTGTAATTGTAATTAATGCAGATCAAATCAAATTAACAGGTAAGAAAGCAACTGACAAGATTTACTACCGTCACTCAAACTTCCCTGGTGGATTGAAATCAATCTCAGCAGGCGAATTGCGTGCTAAAAATTCTCGCCGTTTGGTCGAAACTTCTGTTAAAGGTATGCTCCCTAAAAACACTTTAGGCCGCGCTCAAGGCATGAAACTTCACGTATACGGTGGAGCAGAGCATCCACATGCAGCACAACAACCAGAAGTATTAGACATCACAAACTTAATTTAA